ACACGGCGACGTTGCAGGCAACCGTCGTGGCCAAGGACAAACTGACGACGGCCGTTGGGGGACTGATTCGAACGACAGTCGCAAGTCGAGTTCAAAAAGTGCCCTGGCTGGGCGATCTGAAGTACGTCGGGCGGGCATTCCGACGGGAGACCCGCCAACGGCTCAAGACGGAACTCGTGCTGCTCATCACGCCACGGATTCTTGAAACCGGTATGGAGGCTGAGGCAACCACAAGCGAACGACTGGCAGTCCTGTCGAATCACCCGTATGTTCAGGAAGGCGATTCGTCACTTGAAAAATATCTCTACGATCCAGAGTGGTATCATCATGAACCCTGGAATCCGGCGACGCCGCCCTTTTTGATGTCGAATACCTTGTTCGAAGGTGCTATGAGGCCCGCTTTGCAGGAAAGCTGGAGCGAAACGGTGCCCAACTACGTTGAACCAAACACATCCCCGGCCACCGAGCCTGCTGTGCCACCGGTTCCTGCCTCTGATCAGTGATTGTTGGAAAGCCATCGTCCGCACAGGTCAGGTTTCAACATACCTGCTTCACCCATCCTGAGTTCGGAGTGGTGGTGATTCCTGCAATGTGAACACGCCGAGACCTCAGATGCATCACGGCCTGCACATAAAATGTCACCAGAGCGTTGCGTGTACGCGCTGACACCGTCGTGAAGTCTGTCGAAAAGAACCAACCCCATGGAGCCTTCAGAAACGTCGGTGATCAGGGGCTGGCTCAATTGCGTGTGCTTTCAGTACAGACGGATCTGATCCATCAGCATGGAGGCACGCCGGTCATCTTTCCGTCTTACGGACTCACTCAGCAGTCCGACGAGGACATCGTGGACGCCTACCGACAGATTGCAGCCGGCTGCGATCACTTCATCGGGTTCGAACTCAGCAAAGCATTTGCTCCATTCGGAAAAATCTATTCCCTCAATGTCTACCGGGAACTCCTGCAGATTTCACAATGTGAGGGTGCAAAGCATTCGTCCCTGCAAAGAATTCCCGAATGGGAACGTCTCCAGCTTCGCGACGAAGTCCGTCCCGATTTTAAGGTGTTTACCGGTAACGATCTCGCCATCGATATGGTGAAGTACGGCAGCGATTACCTGCTGGGACTCAGCAGTTTTGCACCTGATCTGTTCGCTCTCCGCGATTCCTGGTGGCAGTCCGGTGACGGTCGGTTCTATGAACTGAACGATGCCCTCCAGTACCTGAGCGAATTCACATTTCGGTCCCCGGTGCCTGCCTACCGACACTCCTGTGCTCAGTTTCTCAGGCTTCGCGGTCAGATCACCGACTGTGAACCACCAAAGGGAGCCCCATGCCGGCCGGCCGGCGATCTGGAGACTCTGCAAAAGCTGCTGACC
This is a stretch of genomic DNA from Fuerstiella sp.. It encodes these proteins:
- a CDS encoding dihydrodipicolinate synthase family protein, giving the protein MKSVEKNQPHGAFRNVGDQGLAQLRVLSVQTDLIHQHGGTPVIFPSYGLTQQSDEDIVDAYRQIAAGCDHFIGFELSKAFAPFGKIYSLNVYRELLQISQCEGAKHSSLQRIPEWERLQLRDEVRPDFKVFTGNDLAIDMVKYGSDYLLGLSSFAPDLFALRDSWWQSGDGRFYELNDALQYLSEFTFRSPVPAYRHSCAQFLRLRGQITDCEPPKGAPCRPAGDLETLQKLLTRLKDVSSR